The following proteins are co-located in the Alcaligenes faecalis genome:
- a CDS encoding deaminated glutathione amidase produces the protein MKVALGQMAVSKDSQENLSTCLGLIEQARRSDAQLLVLPEGVLARNVADPEVVLKSAQALDGEFVSRLRAATRDTDLTVVFCIHTPAGEGKVWNTLVVLRDGQVLAHYNKLHLYDAFSVQESRYVQPGTEIPALIDVAGFKVGLMTCYDLRFPELARRLCVEGAQVLLAPSAWLKGPLKEHHWRVLTTARALENTAYMVAVGECGERNIGQSLVVDPLGVIVAQAAETPTLLLVDLDRERLAYARRILPVLENRRFAPPELG, from the coding sequence ATGAAAGTTGCATTGGGCCAGATGGCCGTATCCAAAGATTCGCAGGAAAATCTGAGCACATGCTTGGGGCTGATCGAGCAAGCCCGACGATCTGATGCGCAGTTATTGGTGTTGCCTGAAGGTGTGCTGGCCAGAAATGTGGCCGATCCTGAAGTGGTGCTGAAATCCGCGCAAGCCTTGGACGGGGAGTTTGTCAGCCGCCTACGCGCCGCGACCCGCGATACCGATTTGACGGTGGTGTTCTGCATTCATACCCCAGCAGGGGAAGGCAAGGTCTGGAATACCTTGGTGGTGCTTCGCGATGGTCAGGTGCTGGCGCATTACAACAAACTCCATTTGTACGATGCTTTCTCGGTACAAGAATCGCGCTATGTACAGCCAGGTACCGAAATCCCCGCCTTGATTGATGTGGCCGGTTTCAAAGTCGGTTTGATGACTTGCTACGATCTGCGCTTTCCCGAACTTGCTCGACGCTTGTGCGTGGAAGGGGCTCAAGTCCTGTTGGCACCGTCGGCCTGGCTGAAAGGGCCCTTGAAGGAACATCATTGGCGTGTGTTGACGACGGCTCGTGCGTTGGAGAACACGGCCTATATGGTGGCTGTGGGGGAATGCGGCGAACGCAATATCGGCCAAAGTCTGGTGGTGGACCCCCTGGGGGTCATTGTGGCCCAGGCGGCAGAGACACCTACTTTGCTCTTGGTCGATCTGGATCGGGAGCGTCTGGCCTATGCCCGCCGTATTTTGCCTGTACTGGAAAACCGCCGTTTTGCCCCGCCAGAACTGGGTTGA
- a CDS encoding MFS transporter, with protein MSSSHDSLSARQILLAILALAVGGFSIGTGEFVIMGLLPDVAQDLGIDIPTAGHLISAYALGVVIGAPVLAVLGARWPWRRLLIALMGAYAIGNFLTVIAPSYETVLVTRFLAGFPHGTYFGVAALVAARLVPPHRRAQAVAYVMLGLTVATLLGVPIATALGQWLSWQAAFTFVGIIALITMALVLRFVPFVPPNTLASPLRELSALKRKQVWLTLGIGAIGFGGMFSVFSYVKSTLMALAGLSASTIPVVLALFGVGMILGNLLGARYADRYLDRSIRLVLIWATGVLLLFMITAHHPILGPLNIMLIGTLVALGPALQIRLMDVAGDAQTLAAALNHSAFNMANALGAWLGGLTIAAGWGWTSTAWVGALLALGGLGLHTISLRIKE; from the coding sequence TTGTCCTCATCACACGATTCTTTGTCCGCCCGCCAGATCCTTCTGGCAATTCTGGCCTTGGCGGTAGGTGGTTTCTCCATCGGCACAGGCGAATTTGTCATCATGGGTTTGCTACCCGATGTTGCCCAGGATCTCGGTATCGACATTCCTACCGCCGGCCATTTAATTAGCGCCTATGCCCTGGGCGTTGTGATCGGCGCGCCGGTTCTGGCGGTGCTCGGGGCCCGCTGGCCTTGGCGACGCCTCTTGATTGCCTTGATGGGCGCCTATGCCATTGGCAATTTTCTGACCGTCATCGCTCCCAGCTATGAAACGGTATTAGTCACCCGCTTTTTGGCCGGCTTTCCGCATGGCACCTACTTTGGTGTTGCGGCTCTGGTGGCCGCTCGTCTGGTGCCGCCCCATCGCCGCGCACAGGCCGTAGCCTACGTCATGCTGGGTTTGACAGTCGCCACTTTACTAGGTGTACCGATTGCGACCGCCTTGGGTCAATGGCTGAGCTGGCAGGCGGCCTTTACGTTTGTCGGCATCATAGCCCTGATCACCATGGCACTGGTACTGCGTTTCGTGCCGTTTGTCCCTCCCAATACCTTGGCCAGCCCCTTGCGCGAGCTAAGTGCCTTGAAACGCAAGCAAGTCTGGTTGACGCTGGGTATAGGGGCAATTGGTTTCGGCGGTATGTTCTCGGTGTTCAGTTACGTGAAGTCCACCCTGATGGCACTGGCCGGACTGTCAGCAAGCACCATCCCCGTTGTCCTGGCCCTGTTTGGGGTCGGTATGATTCTGGGTAATCTGCTGGGCGCACGCTATGCTGACCGCTATCTGGATCGCAGTATCCGTCTGGTACTCATCTGGGCAACCGGGGTGCTGCTCTTGTTCATGATTACGGCCCATCACCCTATTCTTGGCCCCTTGAATATCATGCTGATCGGCACCTTGGTCGCTTTGGGGCCAGCCTTGCAAATTCGTTTGATGGACGTAGCCGGTGATGCTCAAACGCTGGCCGCTGCCTTGAATCACTCGGCCTTTAATATGGCCAATGCCTTGGGAGCATGGCTGGGTGGCCTGACGATTGCGGCGGGTTGGGGCTGGACCTCGACCGCCTGGGTCGGTGCCCTGCTCGCATTGGGTGGCCTGGGCCTGCACACCATTTCGCTGCGCATCAAAGAGTAA
- a CDS encoding MFS transporter, which yields MSLARLPWLSHPLLVLIGVLLIAGSLRAPITGIAPLLELIQADLSLSSTQAGLLTAMPLFIFAVVSLLAASLARRVGLSRSLFMASVLIAIGVVVRVLGGTTELFAGIGLLAIGIALGNVLLPSLVKRHFPLRIGFMTSLYVLFMGLVAAFNSAMAVPMAEWTGQSWRWSSLIVVGVMALASVAVWATQLDADRRAAQRTPAAVASSASVWRLPLAWHITLYMGLNSVAYYMIASWLPVMLVNYGFEADHAGQIHGLMQLATAVPALLLMPVLSRLHDQRAVALAGALLQTLTFVGFLVLPSWSLLWAVLFGIGSGSVFLIALALIGVRSTSTSQAASLSGMAQCMGYLLAAFGPPAMGGLHDLFDSWGWALGLCILVSFAMSYAGWLAARPAPAEKA from the coding sequence ATGTCCCTTGCTCGACTCCCCTGGCTCTCTCACCCCTTGCTGGTGCTGATCGGTGTTTTGCTGATCGCAGGCAGTCTGCGGGCCCCGATTACGGGGATAGCTCCCTTGCTGGAGCTGATCCAGGCCGACCTGTCCTTGTCCTCGACACAGGCCGGATTGTTGACCGCCATGCCCTTGTTCATCTTTGCGGTGGTCTCGTTATTGGCTGCCTCCCTGGCTCGTAGGGTCGGGCTGTCCCGGTCCTTGTTTATGGCTTCCGTGTTGATCGCCATTGGCGTGGTGGTGCGCGTTCTGGGAGGCACGACGGAGCTATTCGCGGGTATTGGTTTACTGGCTATCGGGATTGCACTGGGTAATGTGCTCTTGCCATCCTTGGTCAAACGCCATTTTCCCCTGCGTATTGGCTTCATGACTTCCTTGTACGTTCTGTTCATGGGTCTGGTTGCGGCGTTCAACTCTGCGATGGCCGTGCCGATGGCAGAGTGGACAGGCCAGAGCTGGCGCTGGTCGTCTCTGATCGTGGTCGGTGTGATGGCCCTGGCCAGTGTCGCGGTGTGGGCCACTCAACTGGATGCGGATCGACGTGCGGCGCAACGTACACCCGCCGCTGTTGCCAGTAGCGCGTCAGTGTGGCGTTTGCCCCTGGCCTGGCACATCACCCTATATATGGGTTTGAACTCGGTGGCCTACTACATGATTGCCAGTTGGTTGCCTGTGATGTTGGTCAATTATGGCTTTGAAGCGGATCATGCCGGCCAGATTCACGGTTTGATGCAGTTGGCCACGGCTGTTCCTGCCTTGTTGCTCATGCCTGTGCTCAGCCGTCTGCATGATCAGCGCGCCGTCGCCTTGGCAGGTGCCTTGTTGCAGACCCTGACCTTTGTGGGCTTTCTGGTCTTGCCGTCCTGGTCCCTATTGTGGGCAGTCTTGTTTGGCATCGGGAGCGGTAGCGTTTTCTTGATTGCCCTGGCTCTGATTGGGGTACGGTCGACCTCCACGTCGCAGGCGGCATCCTTGTCGGGTATGGCGCAGTGCATGGGCTATTTGCTGGCCGCCTTTGGTCCGCCGGCCATGGGTGGCTTGCATGATTTGTTCGATAGCTGGGGCTGGGCCCTGGGTTTGTGTATTTTGGTCAGTTTTGCAATGAGCTATGCCGGTTGGTTGGCCGCCCGTCCTGCACCGGCTGAAAAGGCGTGA